The Corynebacterium renale genome includes a region encoding these proteins:
- a CDS encoding YbaN family protein produces the protein MKPVFAGLGCVALALGVIGIFLPLLPTTPFLLLAAFLFARSSERLHTYLITHPYLGAYIRNYHEHTMTRAHKVRTLALMWAGILISAALINKTVTWIILPLIACGVTVHIWRLRGTVD, from the coding sequence GTGAAACCTGTTTTTGCTGGCTTGGGTTGCGTCGCGTTGGCGCTGGGCGTAATCGGAATTTTTCTTCCACTTCTGCCGACCACGCCCTTCCTTCTGCTCGCGGCGTTTTTGTTCGCCCGCAGTTCGGAACGGTTGCACACGTACCTGATCACGCACCCGTACTTGGGCGCGTACATCCGCAACTATCACGAACATACGATGACGCGCGCCCACAAGGTGCGCACACTCGCTCTGATGTGGGCTGGCATCCTCATCTCTGCGGCGCTGATCAATAAGACGGTTACGTGGATTATCCTGCCGCTCATCGCATGCGGCGTCACGGTTCACATTTGGCGCTTGCGCGGCACCGTAGACTAG
- a CDS encoding thiamine pyrophosphate-binding protein, whose protein sequence is MAEFLTVPQAVARALAKHVHHTFGVMGNGNARFIEELGAQNVPYTAVRHEMAAAAAADSYFRGTRKLALATTSYGPAFTNLLTGLAEATLAHTPLVCVVGDAPVWGQRPHDVDQVALAQALNIPYYTVSANSAVEETVQAVETAFNKNTPVIIAIPYNLTDQMAVLRSQTPEPNIWPQPALARDEMLAQTLNDARHPLIVAGRGALSARKEVLELASLLRCDVATTAPAQGFFPYEGPWRHVGIVGGFAPADGAINAAMADVVLVLGAGLNKYTTAFGDAFHPEAVVIQIDLVPDKTHERVDMFYQADVREAVRQILPDVEQRDREIPPPLGYPDPPRMCMDARWDPRGLIAELDTILPAEKMMVTDGGNFIGWPNMYFSFHEPDSVILTGTSSEAIGMGWASAIGVSLAAQEKDRFMVAVLGDGGALMGLADAESFLRVTKRGVVIIMNDEAYGSEYQQYKGPNYPEESIFIAGVDFAAIFRAFGGNAITVRNESDLDEFKKWVDSGKDGVYLLDCHISRSIAGPFIGKAFSTKE, encoded by the coding sequence TGTGCACCATACGTTTGGTGTGATGGGTAATGGTAATGCGCGTTTTATTGAGGAGCTCGGCGCGCAGAATGTGCCGTATACAGCGGTGCGGCATGAGATGGCTGCGGCTGCGGCGGCGGATTCGTATTTTCGGGGGACTCGTAAGTTGGCGCTGGCCACGACGTCGTACGGCCCGGCGTTTACCAATCTTCTGACTGGCCTTGCGGAGGCTACGTTGGCGCATACGCCGCTGGTGTGCGTGGTGGGGGATGCGCCGGTGTGGGGGCAGCGGCCGCATGATGTGGATCAGGTGGCTTTGGCGCAGGCGTTGAATATTCCGTATTACACGGTGTCGGCGAATTCGGCGGTTGAGGAGACCGTGCAGGCGGTGGAGACGGCGTTTAATAAGAACACGCCGGTGATTATTGCAATTCCTTATAATTTGACGGATCAGATGGCGGTGTTGCGGTCGCAGACTCCGGAGCCGAATATTTGGCCGCAGCCGGCGCTGGCTCGTGATGAGATGTTGGCGCAGACGCTCAATGATGCGCGCCATCCACTTATCGTCGCAGGTCGCGGGGCGTTAAGTGCCCGCAAGGAGGTCTTGGAGCTCGCTAGTCTGTTGCGTTGCGACGTCGCTACGACCGCCCCGGCGCAGGGTTTCTTCCCGTACGAGGGGCCGTGGCGGCATGTGGGTATCGTGGGCGGTTTCGCTCCGGCGGATGGGGCGATTAATGCTGCGATGGCGGACGTCGTCCTGGTGTTGGGCGCGGGGTTGAACAAGTACACGACGGCTTTCGGTGACGCGTTCCACCCGGAGGCCGTGGTGATTCAGATTGATCTGGTCCCCGATAAGACGCATGAGCGTGTGGACATGTTTTACCAGGCTGACGTGCGGGAGGCTGTGCGTCAGATTTTGCCGGATGTGGAGCAGAGGGATCGGGAGATTCCGCCGCCGTTGGGTTATCCGGATCCGCCGCGGATGTGTATGGATGCGCGGTGGGATCCGCGTGGGCTGATTGCGGAGTTGGACACGATTCTTCCGGCGGAGAAGATGATGGTCACTGATGGTGGCAACTTCATTGGGTGGCCGAACATGTACTTCAGTTTCCATGAGCCGGATTCGGTGATCCTGACGGGTACGTCGAGTGAGGCGATCGGTATGGGGTGGGCGTCTGCGATTGGGGTGTCTCTCGCAGCGCAGGAGAAGGATCGTTTCATGGTGGCTGTGCTTGGCGACGGCGGCGCCCTCATGGGTCTCGCGGATGCGGAAAGTTTCCTCCGTGTGACCAAGCGTGGCGTCGTGATCATTATGAATGATGAGGCCTACGGTTCGGAATACCAGCAGTATAAGGGGCCGAATTACCCGGAGGAATCGATCTTTATTGCGGGCGTCGATTTCGCAGCTATCTTCCGCGCTTTCGGAGGAAACGCTATCACTGTGCGCAACGAGTCCGACCTTGACGAGTTCAAGAAGTGGGTCGATTCGGGCAAGGATGGCGTCTACCTGCTGGATTGCCATATTTCGCGCTCGATCGCGGGTCCGTTTATCGGGAAGGCGTTCTCCACCAAAGAGTAG